One Acidobacteriota bacterium genomic window, ACGTCCGGCGGCAGGTCCATCGCCGGGTGGCCCCAGTAGCCGTTGGTGAAAATGCCGAGCTGGCCCTTGGAGACGAAGTCGGCGACCTTCTCCTTGACCGCGGTGAGCGTCTTGACGTCGTTCCCGGGCCACGGGGACAGAGATTGCGCGAGCTTCGCTGTTGTAACCGGGTTCCCCTTCAGGGCCGACACCACGTCCACCCAGTCGAGGGCCGACAGGTGGTAGAAGTGGACGATGTGATCGTGCAGCGCATGCGCCGCAATCAGGATATTGCGGATCAGCTGCGCGTTGAGCGGCGGATTGATACCGAGGGCGTTCTCCACCGCACGCACCGAGGCGATGGCGTGCACGGTCGTGCACACACCGCAGATGCGCTGGGTGAAGATCCACGCATCACGAGGATCCCGTCCTTCGAGGATTTTCTCGATTCCGCGCCACATCTGACCCGAGGACCAGGAGTTCTGCACCTTGCCCCGGTCGACCTCAACGTCGATGCGCAGATGACCCTCGATGCGCGTAATCGGGTCAACAGTGATTCTGGCCATCAGGCCCTCCCTTCCGTTGCTGGAACCTGAACGGCGGTCGCGCCGCCCAGGATCGGATAGCGTTTCACAATGAAGATGTAGAGGAAGATCTCGAATCCGATGACGCCGAGCGTGATCAGCAACTCGAGGGTCGTCGGGAAGTACGACCAGTTTTCCCCCGGATTGAATGCGGTCAGGTAGGTGTCGAAGCGGTACATGCCACCGGCCAGCATGATGAACATCGATGCCCTGAAGATGGTGATGAACTTCGCGCGTGATTGCGGTCGAATCAACATCACCATCGGGATGGCGAAGAGAGCCATCTCGATCCAGAACACGACGCTGAGGGTTCCAGATGTGAACATCATCGCGGTCTTGCCGCTGATGATGATGTCTCCGAACCGCAACAGCAGGAAAAGCGCCAGGACGACGACGATCGCGCCCGAGAGCGAGGTCAGCATCTCGTCCTCGCGCTGGCGTTTGAAGACCCTGCTCGACACCGCCGACTCCCACACCACGACGGCATAGCCCATACCGATGCAGGAGATGAGATAGAGCAGCGGAATCCAGGGGGTGTTCCACAGGGCGTGGAGCTTGTGCCCGGCAAGCAGCATCAGGGTCCCGAGCGACGACTGGTGCATGGTCGGGAGCAACACGCCGAGGGCAATGATCCAGATCAGGAACTTGTCATAGAACTTGAGGCCCCACTCGGCGAACTTGATCAGCGATTCGTTGCTCGAGGTCGCCTTCCACTTCTCGAGGAAGGCGGGACCGAGCTCGATCCACAGAACGCCGACGTAGGCCATGACGCACAGCGCCACTTCGAGCAGCGCCGAGTTCCAGTTGTAGCTCCCCATGTCGGGGAACCCTCCGAGCGGAATGCGCCAGATCCCCCACCAGCGACCGACGTCGATGATGATTGCCAACGCAGCCATCGAGTACCCGAGGGCACTCGTCAAAAGGGCAGGCCGCACCAGCGGGTGGTACTTGCCCTTGTTGAGAATGTAGGCGAGGATCGCGATCGCATACCCACCGCACGCCAGCGCCGTGCCGGTGACGACGTCGAAGGCGATCCAGATCCCCCACGGGTATCCGTCGGTCAGACCCGAAACCGTTCCGATCCCGGTCAGGAACCGGTAGAGCAGGATCAGGACCCAGATGCCGAGGAAGATCACGAGGAAACGGGTAAATCGATTGAAAATTACGGGGCCGCCGACTGGTTCAGCGTGATGCTCACTCATCGGACCCCTCCTTCTTCGAAACGCGGCGGTTGCGCCACAGCACCGCACCGAGAATGCCGTAAAGGGCGACCGGCGCGATGAACCCCCGATAGATGCCGTGCTGGATGGTCCGGGCCTCCACTCCCACACCCTCGTCACCCAGCTCCGGCAGCCCGAGCTTCTCGAACGCCACATCGGCGAGGTACAGGACCTGGGTGCCGCCGCCCTCGGTGTCGCCGAAGATCTGCGGTGCACCAGCCGGGTAGTAGCGTTCCGGGTGATCCGCGATGCGTTGCCGCGCGTCCGCCAGCAGCTCTTCGTAGGTGCCGAAGATCACCGCCTCCTTGGGGCAGGCCTGGCAGCAACCCGGCTCCTCGCCGCGCGCCAGCATGTGATTGCAGAGCTCGCACTTGACGATTTCCGGTACTGCCGTGTCCCACTGGAACTTCGGAATGTTGTAGGGGCAAGCAATCTGGCAGTAGCGGCAGCCGATACAGCGGTCCTTGTCCCAGGTGACGATGCCGTACTCGCGCTTCTTGAAGGCGCCGATCATGCAGGCATTGACGCAGCCGGGGTCGATGCAGTGCATGCACTGCTGTTTCATGTAGGACTTCTCGCCCTCACCCTCGTAGAGCTTGATGATGTTCTTGGTGTACCCGTCCAGATCTTTGGGCGGGTCGTACCTGTTTCCCGGGAGGTTGTTGGCCGTCTTGCACGCCGTCACGCAGGCCTGGCAGCCGATACAACGGGTGGCGTCGTAGAGCATCCCGACCGCGTCCGCTGGTGCGGCGGGCCGGGTCGACGAGGCCTCGGCTGTTGTCGCAGCCGAAACCGCGGTACCGGCGCCTGCGACGGCGGCTCCTTTCAGCAAAGTTCGTCGATCCATGCTCATGACGACTCCTCCTCGCTCCCCCCTTCCGCCATTTTCTTGGAGGCCATCAGACCCGCGCCGACCACGGCGCCACCAACCAGTCCGGCAACGCCTGCTGCGGCTGCGGACGGGCTGGCTCGATGGTCCGGGTGAATTGGCGGAACGGCGTTCTCGGGCAGCGTTGCTTCCTGGTGCAACGGTTTGTTGAAGGCGACACCTTTCTCGGTGCAACCGAAGCACGGATGGCCGATGCCGATCGGCCAGGCACCCGGCACCTCCCCGAAGTTCAGCGTCGAGCAGTTGGCGTGGGTTTCCGGTCCTTTGCAGCCGAGCGCGAAGAGACAGTAGCCCAGCCTGTGACCCTCGTCGCCGAATTGACGGGCGAACCGACCGGCGTCGAAATGCGCACGGCGCGGGCAGTGCTCGTGGATGGTACGGCCGTAGGCGAACAGCGGGCGGCCCTTGTCATCGAGCGCCGGCAGAGAGCCCAGGGCAACGAACTGGAGAACCGTGCCGAGGAAGTTGTACGGATTCGCCGGGCAGCCCGGAATGGTGACCACCGTCGTGCCTTCGAGGATCTGAGGGGCTCCGGCGGCGTCGGTCGGATTCGGATCTGCCGAGGGGATGCCGCCCCACGAGGCGCAGGAACCGATCGCGATTACCGCAGCCGCGTTCCCGGCAACCTCCTCGAGGATATCGATCGCTGTCCGGCCACCGATCTGGCAGTAGATGCCGCCGTCCTTTCTCGGGATCGCGCCTTCGACCACGCAGACGTACTGGCCCGCGTGCTCCTCCATCGCCGTGTGCAGGGCATCTTCGATCTGATAGCCCGCAGCGGCGAAGAGCGTCTCGTGGTAATCCAGCGAGACGAGGTCGAGGATCAGCTCCGCGATGCCAGGATGAGAGGTTCGGAGCAAGGACTCCGTGCACCCCGTGCACTCCTGGAAGTGGAGCCAGATCACTGATGGTTTCAGGCCTGCCTCGGCAGCCTCCGCCCACTTGATCCCCGTGCTCGCGGGAAGACCGACGGCGGCCGCTGCCATCATGCATGCCTTGACGAAGTCCCTTCGGCCGAGACCCTCCTCCTGGGGGGTACCGTCGGGCACACCAAACCTCTCATCCCTCCTACCCATCATGGCCTCCTTTGGATTTTTCCGGTTGGACCAACAAAAAACCTATCCCACATTTTTGACCAAAACACAGTACGGCGGCCAATTCTCCGTTGTCAACAAAAAGCCCTGAATTTCGCCTGATTCTCAAATATATGTCTCATTGTGAATGCGACCTAATTGCAGAAAGCGAACACGGCAAGGCCGAAAAAAGACTCGAATGGCGGGGGCGTCTTGAGGTCTGATCGACCGAATTTGGAGCGGTCGAACTTCAATTGGCTGACAACGGCGTTATTGTCGGGAATCGACCAGAAATCTCGACCCGCCTCTTCCGTCGTCGTAGCGTCGAAGGAATGCCGTTCGAGCGATCGTCCCCTCCGTCGTCGTCGAGATTGAGTTGCCGGATGTTTTCCGTGGGAAAATGTTCTGGTGGTGGATGTTGGATATTGGATGTTGGATGTTGGATGCTGGATGCTGGATGCTGGATGCTGGATGCACCCGGAGCGTAGATTCCCCTCAGAAAACGTCACGGGGCGGGAGGGCGGATCCAGGATCCAGCATCTAGGATCCAGAATCGGGCGGGCGGGTGGGTACCTTCAGCGCTCTGGAGGCTCCAGCTTGCCCTCGGCGGCGTACTCCTTCGTCCAGCCCTTCACGAGCCCTGTGAGGAGCAGAATCGAGATCAGGTTGGGGATGGTCATCAGACCCAGCGCCATGTCACCGAACGCCCACACCAGCTCGAGCGAGTAGACCGCCCCGAGGAAGTGGGCGATGCAGAAGACCACGCGATAGGGCATCACCCACCTGGGACCGGCGAGGTAGAGGATCGACCGGTCGCCGTAGTAGGACCAGCTGATGGCGGTCGACAGCCCGAAGAAGAACACCGCCATCGTCACCAGCAGGTGGCCGTTGCCGAACGCGAACCCGCCGAGACCCTCGCGGAACGCCCAGGCAGTGAGCGGCGAGCCGTTCTGCATCGCCCGCCCGCGCATGACGAGCACGCCACCGAATGTGCCGTCTTCAATCTCCACCGTCGCCTCTTCCAGCTTGCCACCGGCCACCTCGTCGAGCGAGAGGTTTCCGGTGAAGGCCCGCAGGTTTCTGAGCAACACCGGGTCGTCGGCAACCAGGAGCTCCGGGTCGTCGACCAGCGCGTGATTGCGCACCAGGGCGAAGCCTTCCGGCCTTCCGTCGCGGACCGAAAGCGTGCCCGACGCCAGATCGCGCCCGAGCACCTCCCCGTTGAGTTGGACATCGGCGTCACCGGCAACCGCGACGATTGCCGATTGCTCGTTGACCAGCAATTGCTGCTCCTGTTTTTCCTTCCAGACACCCGAGATGAGGATCACCAGACCGGTCATGGTGCAGATGAGCAAGGTGTCGATGAACGGGCCGATCATCGCCACCACGCCCTCGCGTATCGGCTCGTCGGTCTTGGCGGCGGCATGGGCAATCGGCGCAGAGCCCTGGCCCGACTCGTTCGAGAAAAGTCCCCGTTTGACGCCCCAGGTGAGCATGAAGATGAAGGTCCCGCCGGCGAAGCCCCCGATCTGGGCAGCCGGTGTGAAGGCGGAGGTGAATATCAGGGCCAGCGTGCCGGGCACCTGATCAATGTGGAGCACGAGGACAATGAATGCGGCGCCCACGTAGAAGGCGGCCATGAACGGCACCAGTTTCGAGGTCACTCTGCCGATCCGCCGGATACCGCCGAGGATGACCGCCGCCACCAGCGTGGCGAGGATCAGGCCGGTCACCCAGGTCGGCACGCCGAGGTCCTGGCGGAACTGATCGGCGACCGTGAAGGACTGGACGGCGTTGCCCGAACCGAAGGACGAGATTACGGCGAAGCAGGCGAACGCCACCGCCAGCGGTTTCCACTTCGGACCGAGGCCGTTCTCGATCGAGTACATCGGACCGCCGGCCGCCGAGCCGCCCGGCAGGATGATTCGGGTCTTCATCGACAGTGTGCACTCGGTGAACTTGAGGGCCATTCCGAAGACGGCCGTCACCCACATCCAGAAGAGTGCGCCCGGCCCGCCGTAGTGGATCGCGGTCGCGACACCGGCGATGTTGCCGATGCCGACGGTCGCCGAGAGCGCAGTCGTCAACGCCTGGAAGTGCGAGAGATCGCCCTCGTGCTCCGGATCGTCATACTCGCCCCGAATGACTCGCAGGCCGTGACGAAAATACCGTATCTGGATCCACCCCAGGCGAAACGTCGTGACCAGGCCGGTCCCCACCAGCAGCACGACCAGAAGCGGCATCGCGGCCGGCCACCCCCAGACAATCCCGCTGACGGTGTATATGGCCTCGCTCACCCATTCGACCAGTGAATTCATGCGCCCCTCCCCGACTCCAAGGCCCGCCAATGCTAGCGATGCGGTCCCGAAGTCGCAACCACCGAATCTCATTCTCGCGTCTTGCTTCGGCGTGCGTGGTGCCACTCGTCGCATTGTCGCCGGCGCGCCCCCAACGGAAACGCGACAAAGACAATGAGACGGGTGGCACCGGTGAGGACCCAGCTTGTCCCGGCGAAACGCGCAGCACGAAACCGGAAGGGTCCGAGCGGAGGGATCTGTGAAGAACTCAACAGATGCGCTCCTGACTTTGCCACAGATTTCGCAGCTCGCCCACGTCGTTCGCTCGGTCAAAATGACACGGGAGCGGGTGGGAGGAATTCCGAATTCCGAAATCCGGCACTGTCCGTCAGGAGCGGAGCGTGGCCAACGGCCGGGAAGGAAGGATGGTAGGAGGCCGGCCATTGGCCACCCGCTCATGGCGGATAGACGCCGCGGCCGAAGGCCGCGAGCAAATCCGAAATCCGTCCAAGCTATACTCCTCCGCCGAAGGAGATCGATGATGCGTCAACTACTCGTGATAACACTCGCGCTCATATTCGCCGCTTGTGGAGCGGGCACCGAGCCCGAACAGGCGGAGGTCCAGACGATACCCGACGACGACGTTCATGCGACTGCCATGGGTGGCTCGATGGGCGGCATGATGGGTGGTCTCAACACCGAGATCGGCCTCGACCCGGAGATCGCCGCTGCGTGGAACGGCATCAGGGTTCATGTCATCGGCAGGGAAAGCGGCGAAGGAAATATCTTCGACGTTGCCCTCGGAGAGACGGTCGCCCTCGGCGACAGCGGTTTGACGCTGACGGCCGACGTCTTCATCCCCGATTTCGTGATGGACGAGCGGGGCATCACCAGCCGCTCGGCCGAAACCCAGAACCCGGCGGCGAGAGTCGTCATCTCCGAGGAGGGCATGGCCGATTACGAGGGCTGGCTCTTCGCGGCAATGCCCGAGATCCACCCATTTCCTCACGATCGGTATCAAGTTCTCTTGGTCGAGGGCATACCTGCGGAATAGCGCTGACGGTCCTCAGCCCTTAATTTTGCCGGCCGCCTCCGAACGCGGCAGGCAGAATTAAAACAGTTTGTGCGGGTTTGCCAACAGCGTGGATTTTCTCATGCGCTGCCAGAACCGCCTGGTCCGGGCGAGGGGAAAGACATTCACGAATCTGCCGAGATCCTTGCCGTAGAGCAGCGGCAGGGCAGCTCGCAGGAAATGCTTGAAGTCTTCATCGTAAGGGTAGTACCACGGCATCGCTACGTCGGTTCCGGGATCCCGCATCACGTACTTGACGTTGACCAGCTCGTGGAAACCGAATTCACCGTGGGCACGCCCGATGCCACTCTCACGAACACCTCCCCAGACGCCCGTCTGCTCCACGAAGGCCACGGCGTGGTCGTTGATCGTGACAACGCCGGCCTCGAGTTCGCGCTGCATCCTTGCCGCCAGCGCCCTCGAACGGGTCCAGCCCGACGCGGTGAGTCCGAACTGTGACTGGTTGGCGCGACGGATGCCCTCATCGACGGAATCCACCGGCACCACCGGCAGCAGAGGACCGAAGGTCTCCTCCCGCATGACCTCCATTGCGTCGTTGACGTCGACCAGCACCGTTGGCGGGTAGAAGTACCCGGGCCCATCGGGCTTGCTTCCGCCGGTCAGCGCGCGCGCACCGGAGGCAACCGCATCCTCGACCTGGCGGGCCACGATGTCGAGCTGGCCCTTGGAGGTCAATGGCCCCATATCGGTGTCGGGCCGGGACGGATCTCCCATCTTGATCTCGTTCGTGAGCTCGACGATCCTCGCGAGCAGCGTGTCGTAGATCGGACGTTCGACGTATGCGCGCTCGATCGAGGCGCAGGTCTGGCCGCTGTTGACGAACGCACCCCACACCACGCCGCGAGCGGTCCGCTCGAGGTGAGCATCGGCCGCAATGACCGCCGCATCTTTGCCGCCAAGCTCGAGCTGGGCCGGCACCAGTCGCTCTGCGCAGCGGCGGGCGACGTGTCGACCGACGTCGACCGATCCGGTGAAGAGCACCTTGACGACGTCCGGGTGATCGAGCACCACGTCGGTCGCCGAACCGGGCAGGGCAACCGTGTTGATCACCCCGGGCGGAAATCCCGCCCGCCGCGCCATATCACCCAGCTTCAGACCGATCAGCATCGTCGCCGAGGCCGGTTTGAAAACCACCGTGTTGCCGGCGCCGACCGCCGGCACGATCTCGTTCATCGGGATGCCCACCGGGTAGTTCCACGGCGTGATGACTGCCATCACTCCCAGGGGATCGAAGCGATAGCCCGCCTGCCAATGAGCGAACAGGAGCTGGTAAGGACTGACCGGCTTGAAGGCCAGCAGCTTCGGCAGCATCTTCGAGTAATAGGAAAGGGCCTCCAGACCGGGAAAAATGTCTACCAGTCTGGCTTCGGTGATCGGTTTTCCCCCCTCTGTCGAAACCAGCCGCGCGAGCTCGTCACGCTCGTCGACCATGATGTCCATCCAGCGACGTATCAGCCTCTGACGCTCGGCCACGGGGGTTGTCGCCCATCCGGGAAACGCTTCCTTGGCGGCGCGCACCGCGTCGATCGCCCCGTCACCGTCGAGAGCCGAGACGGTCGCGATCTCCTCTTCGGTGGCCGGGTTGTAGCTGGTGATGGAACGTGGACCCTCGACATCCACGTTGCGAACGATGGATTTCGTCTGGAGGTTCATGGTGGGATTGTACTCCCACCCTCCCACCCGATGTTCGATGCTGGATGCTGGATGCTGGATGCTGGATGCTGGATGTTTAACGTTCAACGTTTCACGTTCAACGTTGAACGTTTCGGTGTCGCCGATGCCCCTCGCGCACCTAATGGGCGGGAACCGTGAATGCAGCAGCACCGACGAAGATGCTCGTGTCAGTCGACGCGGCCTGCTCGATAGCGCTTTCGATATCAAGGCGACCAAGCTCGATCGCTTGGCGAATCCTCGCCCACTCCATCGTCCAGCGACCGACCGGGAGGGGTTGCGTCGGAGTGATGACCACGAGTCGCTCGGCGCGGTGCTTTCGCGCGAGCTCCTGCCGAAGCTCGCGGAGCCCGTTCGGCGAGCAGGCCGCGATCCAGATCTCATCGAATCGCCCCTCGGGGATCACGTCGAGCGGAACCCGGTGAATCAGGCCGCCGTCCATGTGTCGCTCACCGTCGATCGTCACTGCTTCCCTGAACCCGTTGATGTAGGGAACGAACGCCGTCGCGCGAAGCATCAGGCCGAAGGCCCGGTCGTCCCCCGCTTGCCGGTTCGACAGGAAGGCTGGCTCGAACCTCGGCAGCGGCCAGCCCGGACCCACCACCCTAGCCGTCGCCACTACGACCTCGGCCTCGGACGTCCTGGCAGCTCGAACGTCCATCGTCTGCAGGGTGATCGTTTGAATCAGGCCATCCACGGTTCGAAGCCTGCCGAACGACAACCAGGGATGCGGAGCAATGCGCCACGGATCAGCCTGGCGCCAGGAGTCGATCAGCGCCTCGGGATCGCCGGCCGCGAACCAGGCCGAGGCGATGCCCCCGGCCGACACTCCCGCCATCAAATCGAACTCGACGCCGGCCTCCTGCAGGGGCCCGAGAAATCCCGCGTAGTAGGCGCCCCGGTTGGCGCCGGACGCCATCAGGAGAGCGCGTTTCACCCCTGTTCCGTCCGGTGGGCGAAGACAGCAGCCGCCTGCGCCGTTGGCATCAGGATCATCTCGCGGACATTCGCATGCGGAGGTCGGGTGGCGCAGAAGACGACCGCGTCGGCCACATCCTCCCCGCTGAGCGGCTCGAGGCCTTGGTACACCCCGTCCGCTCGAGCGGAATCGCCGTGGAATC contains:
- a CDS encoding nickel-dependent hydrogenase large subunit, translated to MMARITVDPITRIEGHLRIDVEVDRGKVQNSWSSGQMWRGIEKILEGRDPRDAWIFTQRICGVCTTVHAIASVRAVENALGINPPLNAQLIRNILIAAHALHDHIVHFYHLSALDWVDVVSALKGNPVTTAKLAQSLSPWPGNDVKTLTAVKEKVADFVSKGQLGIFTNGYWGHPAMDLPPDV
- the hybB gene encoding Ni/Fe-hydrogenase cytochrome b subunit, which encodes MSEHHAEPVGGPVIFNRFTRFLVIFLGIWVLILLYRFLTGIGTVSGLTDGYPWGIWIAFDVVTGTALACGGYAIAILAYILNKGKYHPLVRPALLTSALGYSMAALAIIIDVGRWWGIWRIPLGGFPDMGSYNWNSALLEVALCVMAYVGVLWIELGPAFLEKWKATSSNESLIKFAEWGLKFYDKFLIWIIALGVLLPTMHQSSLGTLMLLAGHKLHALWNTPWIPLLYLISCIGMGYAVVVWESAVSSRVFKRQREDEMLTSLSGAIVVVLALFLLLRFGDIIISGKTAMMFTSGTLSVVFWIEMALFAIPMVMLIRPQSRAKFITIFRASMFIMLAGGMYRFDTYLTAFNPGENWSYFPTTLELLITLGVIGFEIFLYIFIVKRYPILGGATAVQVPATEGRA
- the hybA gene encoding hydrogenase 2 operon protein HybA, yielding MSMDRRTLLKGAAVAGAGTAVSAATTAEASSTRPAAPADAVGMLYDATRCIGCQACVTACKTANNLPGNRYDPPKDLDGYTKNIIKLYEGEGEKSYMKQQCMHCIDPGCVNACMIGAFKKREYGIVTWDKDRCIGCRYCQIACPYNIPKFQWDTAVPEIVKCELCNHMLARGEEPGCCQACPKEAVIFGTYEELLADARQRIADHPERYYPAGAPQIFGDTEGGGTQVLYLADVAFEKLGLPELGDEGVGVEARTIQHGIYRGFIAPVALYGILGAVLWRNRRVSKKEGSDE
- a CDS encoding hydrogenase small subunit, with translation MGRRDERFGVPDGTPQEEGLGRRDFVKACMMAAAAVGLPASTGIKWAEAAEAGLKPSVIWLHFQECTGCTESLLRTSHPGIAELILDLVSLDYHETLFAAAGYQIEDALHTAMEEHAGQYVCVVEGAIPRKDGGIYCQIGGRTAIDILEEVAGNAAAVIAIGSCASWGGIPSADPNPTDAAGAPQILEGTTVVTIPGCPANPYNFLGTVLQFVALGSLPALDDKGRPLFAYGRTIHEHCPRRAHFDAGRFARQFGDEGHRLGYCLFALGCKGPETHANCSTLNFGEVPGAWPIGIGHPCFGCTEKGVAFNKPLHQEATLPENAVPPIHPDHRASPSAAAAGVAGLVGGAVVGAGLMASKKMAEGGSEEESS
- a CDS encoding sodium:alanine symporter family protein yields the protein MNSLVEWVSEAIYTVSGIVWGWPAAMPLLVVLLVGTGLVTTFRLGWIQIRYFRHGLRVIRGEYDDPEHEGDLSHFQALTTALSATVGIGNIAGVATAIHYGGPGALFWMWVTAVFGMALKFTECTLSMKTRIILPGGSAAGGPMYSIENGLGPKWKPLAVAFACFAVISSFGSGNAVQSFTVADQFRQDLGVPTWVTGLILATLVAAVILGGIRRIGRVTSKLVPFMAAFYVGAAFIVLVLHIDQVPGTLALIFTSAFTPAAQIGGFAGGTFIFMLTWGVKRGLFSNESGQGSAPIAHAAAKTDEPIREGVVAMIGPFIDTLLICTMTGLVILISGVWKEKQEQQLLVNEQSAIVAVAGDADVQLNGEVLGRDLASGTLSVRDGRPEGFALVRNHALVDDPELLVADDPVLLRNLRAFTGNLSLDEVAGGKLEEATVEIEDGTFGGVLVMRGRAMQNGSPLTAWAFREGLGGFAFGNGHLLVTMAVFFFGLSTAISWSYYGDRSILYLAGPRWVMPYRVVFCIAHFLGAVYSLELVWAFGDMALGLMTIPNLISILLLTGLVKGWTKEYAAEGKLEPPER
- a CDS encoding DUF2155 domain-containing protein is translated as MRQLLVITLALIFAACGAGTEPEQAEVQTIPDDDVHATAMGGSMGGMMGGLNTEIGLDPEIAAAWNGIRVHVIGRESGEGNIFDVALGETVALGDSGLTLTADVFIPDFVMDERGITSRSAETQNPAARVVISEEGMADYEGWLFAAMPEIHPFPHDRYQVLLVEGIPAE
- a CDS encoding aldehyde dehydrogenase family protein; the encoded protein is MNLQTKSIVRNVDVEGPRSITSYNPATEEEIATVSALDGDGAIDAVRAAKEAFPGWATTPVAERQRLIRRWMDIMVDERDELARLVSTEGGKPITEARLVDIFPGLEALSYYSKMLPKLLAFKPVSPYQLLFAHWQAGYRFDPLGVMAVITPWNYPVGIPMNEIVPAVGAGNTVVFKPASATMLIGLKLGDMARRAGFPPGVINTVALPGSATDVVLDHPDVVKVLFTGSVDVGRHVARRCAERLVPAQLELGGKDAAVIAADAHLERTARGVVWGAFVNSGQTCASIERAYVERPIYDTLLARIVELTNEIKMGDPSRPDTDMGPLTSKGQLDIVARQVEDAVASGARALTGGSKPDGPGYFYPPTVLVDVNDAMEVMREETFGPLLPVVPVDSVDEGIRRANQSQFGLTASGWTRSRALAARMQRELEAGVVTINDHAVAFVEQTGVWGGVRESGIGRAHGEFGFHELVNVKYVMRDPGTDVAMPWYYPYDEDFKHFLRAALPLLYGKDLGRFVNVFPLARTRRFWQRMRKSTLLANPHKLF
- a CDS encoding patatin-like phospholipase family protein, with the translated sequence MKRALLMASGANRGAYYAGFLGPLQEAGVEFDLMAGVSAGGIASAWFAAGDPEALIDSWRQADPWRIAPHPWLSFGRLRTVDGLIQTITLQTMDVRAARTSEAEVVVATARVVGPGWPLPRFEPAFLSNRQAGDDRAFGLMLRATAFVPYINGFREAVTIDGERHMDGGLIHRVPLDVIPEGRFDEIWIAACSPNGLRELRQELARKHRAERLVVITPTQPLPVGRWTMEWARIRQAIELGRLDIESAIEQAASTDTSIFVGAAAFTVPAH